One region of Anaerolineales bacterium genomic DNA includes:
- the secG gene encoding preprotein translocase subunit SecG, translating to MITYLSIAQIILGSVLIIVIVLQSKEAGLGGLTGGDSGGVFRARRGVEKALFNGTIVLSVLFFALSIITVVAIR from the coding sequence GTGATCACCTATCTGAGCATCGCTCAAATTATCCTTGGCTCCGTACTGATCATCGTCATCGTCCTGCAAAGCAAGGAGGCCGGCCTCGGCGGCCTGACCGGCGGCGATTCGGGCGGAGTGTTCCGCGCCCGGCGGGGAGTGGAGAAGGCGCTCTTCAACGGAACCATCGTCCTCAGCGTCCTGTTCTTCGCACTCTCCATCATCACCGTTGTGGCCATCCGCTAA
- a CDS encoding SMP-30/gluconolactonase/LRE family protein — protein sequence MAEPAAADNAASTPSWRNLDQSVFGLFPLTVENFLALVLVILAVATRLYGLEDRVASHDEVNHFVPSYDFSQGMQFRFDPMTHGPLQMHLIALSFVALGDNDFTARLPAALFSIATVAIALFLFRPYLGRRGALIAGALFLISPYMLYYGRYQRNEAFIVVWVLLTIYAILRYLERGEWGTLVLFTAVNALHFTEKATGYIYAGGQVVFLIGLFLIRLARRSDVNRLAKIRFFAALGLSAFLFAGTAYMWRAADASYAQNPDPAVFVPAVIAGIFGLAAAVVGVVLLMQDAEAQVRQERSFDLIVLLGTLVLPLTSAVWMISIGRLFQFPMDPIDMNFAWASNLSALFDPAQPYLAMLGGALPYILVPTAAAVGIGLWWKRKEWWILALVFFGIFAFFFTTVLTNPGGLLDGLIRYLGYWIVQHGEERASQPWFYYLLIQIPIYEYLPAIGAVTAFLIMLRRRLWQADAGKPFQPAADSAGEVRPVPAIPLFLYFGLFSLAIFSYAGEKMPQQTMLIAAPMILAAAWALGWILETKPVGATLRFRKWSFEIPASAAVPARHFLLAAFAVLGLLTARTAYFATYINYDYPNEYMAYAHGAPGPKIALEEIERISRLTTGGTDLVVAYDNYVRYPYWWYLRHYPKRIDFGESPGMDIRQAGIVVVGEQNNLKVVPILGDDYVRFEQMRMWWHNQDYWGLKWDPPYIESEYLSEARANGVENPPPMSIPAYLRLAWGHISPIFVDPQARLAALQIWFNRDFSGWGMYTGKGGYSYQDWSLAERLYIYFRKDLLDHLGGAPESAAGGALTFDPYELSWIDLVPDFTVGYTGAGPGEFFAPRGIALAPDGSLYVADSMNHRIQHLDSEGTLLRQWGSFGSIDLGQAPGGTFNEPWGIGLGPDGSVYVADTWNHRVQKFTAEGEFLAMWGAPISDTEAEITFYGPRTIAVDAEGRVFVADTGNKRVAVFTADGEYLTEFGTPGAGEGQLDEPVGLAVDDQGRVFVADTWNRRVQIFAPEADGSYTSAGMWDVNAWFGTTAEIKPFLALDANRHVYLTDPSTCRILEFTERGVILNVWGTCGDDGLSLNSPTGIAVDPLGGLWVSDSRHDRLVHYMPPTR from the coding sequence ATGGCAGAACCTGCGGCAGCGGACAACGCGGCCTCCACCCCCTCTTGGCGGAACCTGGATCAGAGCGTGTTCGGCCTGTTTCCGTTGACGGTGGAGAATTTTCTGGCGCTCGTGCTGGTGATCCTGGCCGTGGCGACCCGGCTGTACGGATTGGAAGACCGGGTGGCCAGCCACGACGAAGTCAACCATTTCGTCCCCTCGTACGATTTCTCCCAAGGAATGCAATTCCGATTCGATCCGATGACGCACGGCCCGCTGCAGATGCACCTGATCGCGCTTTCGTTCGTGGCCTTGGGCGACAACGATTTCACCGCCCGCCTTCCGGCCGCGCTGTTCAGCATCGCCACCGTCGCGATTGCGCTGTTCCTGTTCCGGCCTTACCTCGGCCGGCGCGGCGCCCTGATCGCCGGAGCGTTGTTCCTGATCTCGCCCTACATGCTGTATTACGGGCGCTACCAGCGCAACGAGGCCTTCATCGTCGTCTGGGTGCTGTTGACGATCTACGCCATCCTGCGCTACCTGGAACGCGGCGAATGGGGCACGCTGGTTCTCTTCACCGCCGTCAACGCGCTGCATTTCACCGAAAAAGCCACCGGATACATCTACGCCGGCGGGCAGGTGGTCTTCCTGATCGGGTTGTTCCTGATCCGGCTGGCGCGCCGGTCCGACGTCAACCGTCTGGCCAAGATCCGCTTCTTCGCAGCCCTGGGGCTTTCCGCCTTTCTCTTCGCCGGCACCGCCTATATGTGGCGGGCCGCCGACGCATCCTATGCGCAGAATCCCGATCCCGCAGTCTTCGTTCCGGCGGTGATCGCCGGAATCTTCGGATTGGCCGCGGCGGTGGTCGGGGTGGTCCTCCTGATGCAGGATGCCGAGGCGCAGGTCCGCCAGGAACGGTCCTTCGACCTGATCGTCCTGCTCGGAACCCTGGTCCTCCCCTTGACCTCCGCGGTGTGGATGATCTCGATCGGCAGGCTCTTCCAATTTCCGATGGATCCGATCGACATGAATTTCGCATGGGCCTCAAACCTATCCGCCCTGTTCGATCCGGCGCAGCCGTACCTCGCCATGCTGGGTGGGGCCCTGCCCTATATTCTCGTTCCGACGGCCGCCGCGGTCGGGATCGGGCTGTGGTGGAAGCGCAAAGAATGGTGGATTCTGGCGCTGGTGTTCTTTGGCATATTCGCCTTCTTCTTCACCACCGTCCTGACCAATCCCGGCGGTTTGCTCGACGGCCTGATCCGTTATCTGGGGTATTGGATCGTCCAGCACGGGGAGGAGCGCGCCAGCCAGCCGTGGTTCTATTATCTGCTGATTCAAATCCCGATCTACGAATACCTGCCGGCGATCGGCGCGGTCACGGCCTTTCTGATCATGCTTCGCCGGCGGCTGTGGCAGGCGGACGCCGGAAAACCGTTCCAGCCCGCCGCGGATTCCGCCGGCGAGGTCCGGCCGGTTCCGGCCATCCCGCTCTTCCTCTACTTCGGCCTGTTCAGCCTGGCGATCTTCTCCTACGCGGGCGAAAAAATGCCCCAGCAGACGATGCTGATCGCCGCGCCGATGATCCTCGCCGCCGCCTGGGCGCTGGGTTGGATCCTGGAGACGAAACCGGTGGGCGCGACGCTGCGATTCCGGAAGTGGTCGTTCGAAATCCCCGCCTCGGCCGCCGTTCCGGCGCGCCACTTCCTGCTGGCTGCTTTCGCCGTCCTCGGATTGCTCACCGCGCGCACGGCCTACTTCGCGACCTACATCAACTACGACTACCCCAACGAATACATGGCCTACGCCCACGGGGCGCCGGGGCCCAAGATCGCCTTGGAGGAGATCGAGCGCATCTCCCGCCTCACCACCGGCGGCACCGACCTGGTGGTGGCCTACGACAACTACGTCCGCTATCCCTACTGGTGGTACCTGCGGCACTATCCGAAGCGGATCGACTTCGGCGAATCCCCGGGCATGGACATCCGCCAAGCGGGGATCGTCGTCGTCGGCGAGCAGAACAACCTCAAAGTCGTCCCCATCCTGGGCGATGATTACGTCCGCTTCGAGCAGATGCGGATGTGGTGGCATAACCAGGACTACTGGGGGTTGAAATGGGATCCGCCGTATATCGAAAGCGAATACCTGAGCGAAGCCCGGGCCAACGGGGTGGAGAACCCGCCGCCGATGTCGATCCCGGCCTACCTGCGGCTGGCCTGGGGCCACATCTCGCCGATCTTCGTGGATCCGCAAGCCCGCCTGGCCGCCCTGCAGATCTGGTTCAACCGCGATTTCTCCGGATGGGGGATGTATACGGGAAAGGGCGGATATTCCTATCAGGATTGGTCGCTGGCGGAGCGGCTTTACATCTACTTCCGCAAAGACCTGTTGGATCACCTGGGCGGAGCTCCGGAAAGCGCCGCCGGCGGCGCCCTGACCTTCGATCCCTACGAACTCTCGTGGATCGACCTCGTGCCCGATTTCACCGTCGGGTACACCGGAGCGGGGCCCGGTGAGTTCTTCGCCCCGCGCGGAATCGCCCTCGCGCCCGACGGCAGTCTGTACGTGGCGGATTCGATGAACCACCGGATCCAACACCTGGATTCGGAAGGAACCCTCCTCCGCCAGTGGGGGTCCTTCGGCAGCATTGATCTGGGCCAAGCCCCCGGCGGGACCTTCAACGAGCCCTGGGGAATCGGCCTGGGTCCGGACGGTTCGGTCTACGTCGCCGACACCTGGAACCACCGGGTCCAGAAATTCACGGCCGAAGGCGAGTTCCTCGCCATGTGGGGCGCGCCGATCTCCGACACCGAGGCGGAAATCACCTTCTACGGTCCGCGGACGATCGCCGTCGACGCCGAGGGGCGCGTGTTCGTGGCCGACACCGGCAACAAGCGGGTCGCGGTCTTCACCGCCGACGGCGAATACCTTACCGAGTTCGGGACCCCGGGAGCCGGCGAAGGCCAGCTGGACGAGCCGGTCGGCCTCGCGGTGGACGACCAGGGGCGGGTGTTTGTCGCCGATACATGGAACCGCCGGGTTCAGATCTTCGCCCCCGAGGCGGACGGCTCCTATACCTCGGCCGGAATGTGGGACGTCAACGCCTGGTTCGGCACGACCGCCGAGATCAAACCCTTCCTGGCGCTGGACGCCAACCGCCACGTTTACCTCACGGATCCCTCCACCTGCCGGATCCTGGAGTTCACCGAGCGCGGGGTGATCTTGAACGTCTGGGGGACGTGCGGCGACGACGGCCTGTCGCTGAATTCGCCGACCGGGATCGCGGTCGACCCGCTCGGCGGGCTGTGGGTGAGTGATTCCCGGCACGACCGGCTGGTGCACTACATGCCTCCGACCCGCTGA
- the cax gene encoding calcium/proton exchanger, protein MKTPAFPKINLRLIDALLLVSLLAVAAWLLKGSALLVFLLACVGLIPLADQMGIATETLASRAGPRVGGLLNATLGNAAELIITMVAIREGYLELAKASITGSIIGNLLLVLGLSLLVGGVRNGEQRFSSDTASRYATLLALAVVALSVPSLFGEAIGAPDSLQVEYLSLGVAAAMMLIYVLSLVYSLSQRNGVIPPPVEEPAHAKDSWKGAVIRLGLATAGVVVLSEILVGVIEPVIAASGVSEFFLGIILVPVIGNVAEHFVAVDVAGRNHLELSLEVALGSCLQIALLVAPLMVFASLGMGHPLTLVFNIFEVVSVIAGVGVVALIAADGRSNWLEGSVLLAVYAILAWAFFLFPI, encoded by the coding sequence GTGAAAACTCCCGCTTTCCCCAAAATCAACCTCCGCCTGATTGACGCGCTTTTGCTGGTCTCGCTCCTGGCGGTGGCGGCCTGGCTCCTGAAGGGGTCGGCGCTGCTGGTCTTTCTGCTGGCCTGCGTCGGACTGATTCCGCTGGCCGACCAGATGGGGATCGCCACCGAAACGCTCGCCTCGCGGGCCGGGCCGCGGGTGGGCGGCCTGCTGAACGCGACCCTGGGCAACGCCGCCGAGTTGATCATCACGATGGTCGCCATCCGCGAAGGCTACCTGGAGCTGGCCAAAGCGTCGATCACCGGCTCGATCATCGGCAACCTGCTGCTCGTGCTGGGGTTGAGCCTCCTGGTGGGCGGGGTGCGCAACGGGGAACAGCGGTTCTCGAGCGACACCGCCAGCCGCTACGCCACCCTGCTGGCCCTGGCCGTGGTGGCGCTGAGCGTTCCGTCCCTGTTCGGAGAGGCCATCGGCGCGCCGGACAGCCTACAGGTGGAATACCTGAGCCTGGGCGTGGCGGCTGCGATGATGCTGATTTACGTTCTCAGCCTGGTCTATTCCCTCAGCCAGCGGAATGGGGTGATCCCGCCGCCGGTGGAGGAGCCGGCGCATGCCAAGGACAGCTGGAAGGGCGCGGTGATCCGCCTGGGGCTGGCCACCGCCGGGGTGGTCGTGCTGAGCGAGATCCTGGTCGGAGTGATCGAGCCGGTCATCGCCGCAAGCGGGGTCTCGGAATTCTTCCTGGGAATCATCCTCGTTCCGGTGATCGGCAATGTGGCCGAGCATTTCGTGGCGGTGGATGTGGCCGGCCGGAACCATCTGGAGCTCAGCCTGGAAGTTGCCCTCGGCTCGTGCCTGCAGATCGCCCTGCTGGTCGCCCCACTCATGGTGTTTGCGTCCCTGGGCATGGGTCATCCGCTGACGCTGGTCTTCAACATCTTTGAGGTGGTTTCGGTCATCGCCGGGGTGGGCGTGGTGGCGCTGATCGCCGCAGACGGGCGCAGCAACTGGCTGGAAGGCAGCGTTTTGCTGGCGGTCTACGCCATCCTGGCCTGGGCCTTCTTTCTCTTTCCGATCTAG
- a CDS encoding serine/threonine protein kinase — protein MEKGALLNDRYVLERPLASGGMAHVWLGRDQLLGRTVAIKILREEYTRKPDFQERFRREAQAIARLSHPNLVTVYDFGTHGGQFFMIMEYVEGEDLKSFLRHSREQPLEAWVDIAIQVCEGLGLAHRAGVVHCDVKPQNVLLASDLLAKIADFGIARATAAKDIAADSNGTRPLEDETIWGSPQYVSPEQAAGETLTPASDIYSAGVMLFEMLTGRLPFPGKDPRTLALQHQREPAPSPRLLNPAIPAELEGIVLRALAKDPARRYRNGDQMARVLKAYLEGNTAPLPGDETAPQTEEAQGEETDWAAIGMGFLSLISVGGLIPLWVYVFFLYNPPGR, from the coding sequence ATGGAAAAAGGGGCGCTCTTGAACGACCGCTACGTCCTCGAACGGCCGCTCGCCAGCGGAGGCATGGCGCACGTCTGGCTCGGCCGCGACCAGCTCCTCGGCCGCACGGTTGCGATAAAAATCCTGCGCGAGGAATACACCCGCAAGCCGGATTTTCAGGAACGCTTCCGCCGCGAAGCCCAGGCGATCGCCAGATTATCACACCCCAACCTGGTCACGGTTTACGATTTCGGAACCCACGGCGGCCAATTCTTCATGATCATGGAATACGTGGAGGGGGAGGACCTCAAATCCTTCCTCCGCCATTCGCGGGAGCAGCCCCTGGAGGCTTGGGTTGACATCGCCATCCAGGTCTGCGAAGGCCTCGGGCTGGCGCACCGGGCGGGCGTGGTGCACTGCGACGTCAAGCCGCAAAACGTCCTGCTGGCTTCGGATCTGCTGGCCAAGATCGCGGATTTCGGCATTGCACGGGCGACGGCCGCAAAGGACATCGCGGCGGATTCCAACGGAACCCGGCCGCTGGAAGACGAGACCATCTGGGGCAGCCCCCAATACGTCTCGCCGGAGCAGGCAGCTGGAGAAACGCTGACTCCCGCCAGCGACATCTACTCCGCCGGAGTCATGCTGTTCGAGATGCTCACCGGCCGGCTTCCCTTCCCGGGCAAAGACCCGCGCACGCTCGCCCTCCAGCATCAGCGCGAACCCGCCCCCTCGCCGCGCCTGCTCAACCCAGCAATCCCCGCGGAACTGGAGGGGATCGTCCTGCGCGCCCTGGCCAAAGATCCGGCCCGGCGGTACCGCAACGGCGACCAGATGGCCCGGGTCCTGAAGGCTTACCTGGAAGGGAACACCGCCCCGCTGCCTGGGGACGAAACCGCTCCGCAGACGGAGGAAGCCCAGGGCGAAGAAACCGATTGGGCCGCGATCGGGATGGGTTTCCTCAGCCTGATTTCGGTCGGCGGCCTGATTCCGCTTTGGGTGTACGTGTTTTTCCTCTACAATCCCCCCGGAAGATAA
- the serC gene encoding 3-phosphoserine/phosphohydroxythreonine transaminase, whose translation MTVYTEPKTKRVCNFAAGPAVLPLPVLEKAQADLLNFNGSGMSVLEMSHRSAAFEGIIQRAEADLRTLYDIPANYKILFLQGGANLQFGMIPLNLRAKDASIDAVLTGNWSKAAIKEAKKSGPVKLAATTEATNFNRIPAQNELQLDPKAAYLYFTSNETIQGVEWRTEPVPPDGVPLVCDASSDFVSRPLDISKYGLLYAGAQKNAGPAGVTVVILREDLLERVPPDLVSILDYKLMADKQSLYNTPPCFAIYIVGLVAEWLLELGGLAQIAKQNQAKSDLIYSVLDAEPGFFNGHAEKDSRSRMNITFRLPSEDLEKKFVKDAAAEGLLELKGHRSVGGLRVSLYNAQPMAAVEALAGFMKEFRKKNG comes from the coding sequence ATGACCGTATACACCGAACCCAAAACCAAACGCGTGTGCAACTTCGCCGCCGGGCCGGCCGTCCTGCCCCTGCCCGTGCTGGAAAAAGCGCAGGCGGATCTGTTAAACTTTAACGGCAGCGGCATGTCCGTCCTGGAGATGAGCCACCGCTCGGCCGCATTCGAGGGGATCATCCAGCGGGCGGAAGCGGATCTGCGCACTCTTTACGATATCCCCGCCAACTACAAAATCCTGTTCCTGCAGGGCGGTGCCAACCTGCAATTCGGAATGATCCCGCTCAACCTGCGCGCCAAGGACGCGTCCATCGACGCCGTCCTCACCGGCAACTGGTCCAAAGCCGCGATCAAGGAAGCCAAGAAGAGCGGGCCGGTCAAGCTGGCCGCCACCACCGAGGCGACCAACTTCAACCGCATCCCGGCCCAAAACGAACTCCAGCTGGATCCGAAGGCGGCATACCTCTACTTCACCTCGAACGAAACCATCCAAGGCGTGGAGTGGCGGACCGAACCCGTGCCGCCGGACGGGGTGCCGTTGGTATGCGACGCCTCCTCCGACTTCGTCAGCCGGCCGCTGGATATTTCCAAGTACGGCCTGCTCTACGCCGGCGCTCAGAAGAACGCCGGGCCCGCGGGCGTGACGGTGGTGATCCTGCGTGAGGATCTCCTGGAGCGCGTCCCGCCGGATCTGGTCTCGATCCTGGACTACAAATTGATGGCGGATAAGCAATCGCTCTACAACACCCCGCCCTGCTTCGCGATCTACATCGTCGGATTGGTGGCCGAGTGGCTGCTCGAGCTCGGCGGCCTGGCGCAGATCGCCAAACAGAACCAGGCCAAATCCGACCTCATCTACTCGGTGCTCGATGCCGAACCCGGCTTCTTCAATGGCCACGCGGAAAAGGACAGCCGCTCGCGGATGAACATCACCTTCCGCCTGCCCAGCGAGGACCTGGAGAAGAAGTTCGTCAAGGACGCGGCGGCGGAGGGGCTGCTCGAACTCAAGGGGCACCGCTCGGTGGGCGGACTGCGCGTTTCGCTCTACAACGCCCAGCCGATGGCCGCCGTTGAAGCCCTGGCCGGCTTCATGAAGGAGTTCCGTAAGAAAAACGGTTAA
- the ftsH gene encoding ATP-dependent zinc metalloprotease FtsH produces MGYLLISWYNNQQMSIPTIPLSQVAEEIRAEKIKQIVVIEDDLEIHYADEKEAKARKESAAALSEQLAAFGVTPAELGRVNIEVQAPNDWGLVFNLLSYLLPVLVLGVFIYFMVRQMQGTNNQAIMFGKSKARLLSGDQPTVTFEDVAGVEEAKEELHEVVEFLKEPEKFISLGARIPKGVLLVGSPGTGKTLLAKAVSGEAGVPFFSISGSEFVEMFVGVGASRVRDLFEQAKRQSPCIVFVDEIDAVGRQRGTGLGGSHDEREQTLNQILVEMDGFDTDTNVIVMAATNRPDILDPALLRPGRFDRRVVLDRPDMRGREAILKIHVRGKPLAPGVELNKVAKGTPGFVGADIENLVNEAAILAARRNKKSIAQEEFEESIERVIAGPERKSRLITDAEKKIIAYHEAGHAVVMQAIPECDPVHKVSIISRGMMGGYTLALPEEDRTVRGRREYMAELAGLLGGRASEELVFNDITTGASSDMERATKTARNMVTRWGMSDRLGPMVYGQKEELIFLGREISEQRDYSDQVANEIDAEVRKIVNGAYDEAKALLTKHRDTLDRIADRLIEVETIDEEEFNRLFPAPQPKRSGTPIPRVK; encoded by the coding sequence ATGGGATACCTTCTCATCAGCTGGTACAACAACCAGCAAATGAGCATTCCGACCATCCCGCTCAGCCAGGTGGCCGAGGAAATCCGCGCGGAAAAGATCAAGCAGATCGTCGTCATCGAGGACGACCTGGAGATCCATTACGCGGACGAAAAAGAGGCCAAGGCGCGCAAGGAATCCGCCGCGGCCCTTTCGGAGCAGCTGGCGGCCTTCGGGGTGACGCCCGCCGAGCTGGGCAGGGTCAACATCGAAGTCCAGGCCCCCAACGATTGGGGCTTGGTGTTCAACCTGCTCTCCTACCTGCTGCCGGTCCTGGTGCTGGGGGTCTTCATTTACTTCATGGTGCGGCAGATGCAGGGCACCAACAACCAGGCGATCATGTTCGGCAAAAGCAAGGCGCGGCTGCTGTCCGGCGACCAGCCGACCGTGACCTTCGAGGACGTGGCCGGCGTGGAGGAGGCCAAGGAGGAGCTTCACGAAGTGGTGGAGTTCCTCAAGGAGCCGGAAAAATTCATCTCCCTCGGCGCGCGCATCCCCAAGGGCGTGCTGTTGGTGGGCTCGCCGGGAACCGGTAAGACTCTCCTCGCCAAGGCCGTTTCGGGCGAGGCGGGCGTGCCGTTCTTCTCGATCTCGGGCTCCGAGTTTGTGGAGATGTTCGTCGGCGTCGGCGCCAGCCGGGTGCGCGACCTGTTCGAGCAGGCCAAGCGCCAATCGCCGTGCATCGTCTTCGTCGACGAGATCGACGCGGTCGGGCGCCAGCGCGGCACCGGCCTGGGCGGCAGCCACGACGAGCGCGAGCAGACCCTCAACCAGATCCTGGTGGAGATGGACGGGTTCGACACCGACACCAACGTGATCGTCATGGCGGCCACCAACAGGCCCGACATCCTCGACCCGGCGCTTCTGCGGCCGGGGCGCTTCGACCGGCGGGTGGTCCTCGACCGGCCCGACATGCGCGGCCGGGAGGCGATCCTCAAGATCCACGTGCGCGGCAAGCCGCTCGCCCCGGGGGTGGAGCTGAACAAGGTCGCCAAAGGCACCCCCGGTTTCGTCGGCGCCGACATCGAGAACCTGGTCAACGAGGCGGCGATCCTGGCCGCCCGCCGCAACAAGAAATCGATCGCTCAGGAGGAGTTCGAGGAAAGCATCGAGCGCGTGATCGCCGGCCCGGAGCGCAAGAGCCGCCTGATCACCGACGCCGAGAAGAAGATCATCGCCTACCACGAAGCCGGGCACGCGGTGGTGATGCAGGCCATCCCCGAGTGCGACCCGGTCCACAAGGTTTCGATCATCTCCCGCGGGATGATGGGCGGCTACACCCTGGCCCTGCCGGAGGAGGACCGCACCGTGCGCGGAAGGCGCGAGTACATGGCCGAACTGGCGGGCCTGCTGGGCGGCCGGGCTTCGGAGGAGCTGGTCTTCAACGACATCACCACCGGCGCCTCCTCCGACATGGAGCGCGCCACCAAGACCGCCCGCAACATGGTCACCCGCTGGGGGATGAGCGACCGGCTCGGACCAATGGTCTACGGCCAGAAGGAGGAACTGATCTTCCTCGGCCGCGAAATTTCCGAACAGCGCGATTACTCGGATCAGGTGGCGAACGAGATCGACGCCGAGGTGCGCAAGATCGTCAACGGCGCCTACGACGAAGCCAAAGCCCTGCTCACCAAACACCGCGACACCCTAGACCGGATCGCGGACCGCCTGATCGAGGTGGAGACGATCGACGAGGAGGAGTTCAACCGGCTCTTCCCCGCCCCACAGCCCAAGCGCAGCGGGACGCCGATCCCCAGGGTGAAGTGA
- a CDS encoding peptide ABC transporter substrate-binding protein, translating into MSTLKRFRWQILIAAAGIAAVLLLILGLRGTNPPGFNPVANAAGGEYSEAVIGALQRLNPVLDVRNAPDRDVDRLVFSGLLSFDSAGIPVGDLAEGWVISDEGVTYTIRIRKDALWHDGHPVTAQDVVYTFGLIQDPDYPGPDDLAALWRSVKVEALSALEVRFTLSEPYAPFLDYLTTGLLPSHLLNGVGVKELDTLSFNLKPVGSGPYAVETLIVDGDAILGVTLRPFEQYYRGKPALEKIDLRYYPARNAAFAALEAGEVMGLGGLTVDELNAALEEPEWKVYSARLPQSAVVFLNLKNEDVEFFAQRDVRKALLLAVDRQRIIDGVLAGQAVPAAGPILSGIWAEDPDLKPLEYNPQEAARLLDGAGWVFPAGATPGSEAYVRAKDDALLAFTLLYAENPMHKAIAEEIVEQWAKVGVRAVPQAANMRSLLEDHLTPRNYQAALVDLNLAPYPDPDPYPFWHQTQSPDGQNYSQLDDRAISELLESARTEMDREERARLYLTFQYRFAYQLPALFLWHPVYSYAVDSRVAGVAVGPLFDPSDRLASICGWYVEK; encoded by the coding sequence ATGTCGACCCTGAAGCGATTCCGCTGGCAGATCCTGATCGCGGCGGCGGGGATTGCCGCGGTCTTGCTGTTGATTCTCGGACTGCGCGGGACGAATCCCCCGGGCTTTAATCCGGTTGCGAATGCCGCCGGCGGTGAATACTCGGAGGCCGTCATCGGAGCCCTGCAGCGGCTGAATCCCGTGCTAGACGTCCGCAACGCCCCCGACCGGGACGTCGACCGGCTGGTTTTTTCGGGATTGCTGAGTTTTGATTCGGCTGGAATCCCGGTGGGCGACCTGGCCGAGGGCTGGGTGATTTCCGACGAGGGCGTAACCTACACGATCCGGATCCGCAAAGACGCGCTTTGGCACGACGGCCATCCGGTGACCGCGCAGGACGTCGTGTACACCTTCGGATTGATCCAGGACCCGGACTACCCTGGCCCGGACGACCTCGCTGCGCTTTGGCGGTCGGTGAAGGTCGAGGCGCTCTCGGCGCTGGAGGTCCGCTTCACGCTCTCCGAACCCTACGCGCCGTTTTTGGATTACCTCACCACCGGCCTGCTGCCGTCGCACCTGCTGAACGGGGTGGGGGTTAAGGAGTTGGACACGCTTTCGTTCAACCTCAAACCGGTGGGATCCGGCCCGTACGCGGTGGAAACGCTGATCGTCGACGGGGACGCGATCCTCGGCGTCACCCTTAGGCCGTTCGAACAATATTACCGGGGCAAACCGGCGCTCGAGAAAATCGACCTGCGCTACTACCCCGCCCGCAACGCCGCCTTCGCCGCCCTGGAAGCCGGCGAGGTAATGGGCTTGGGCGGGTTGACGGTCGACGAATTGAACGCCGCCTTGGAGGAGCCGGAGTGGAAGGTCTATTCCGCCCGCCTACCGCAATCGGCGGTGGTCTTCCTCAACCTGAAGAACGAAGACGTGGAGTTTTTCGCGCAGCGCGACGTGCGCAAGGCGCTCCTGCTGGCCGTCGACCGGCAGCGGATCATCGATGGCGTGCTGGCCGGCCAGGCGGTGCCGGCCGCCGGACCGATCCTCTCCGGAATCTGGGCCGAGGATCCCGACCTCAAGCCGCTGGAGTACAACCCGCAGGAGGCGGCTCGGCTTTTGGACGGGGCGGGTTGGGTTTTCCCCGCCGGTGCCACGCCCGGATCGGAAGCCTACGTCCGCGCGAAGGACGACGCCTTGCTCGCCTTCACCCTGCTCTACGCCGAGAACCCGATGCACAAAGCGATTGCGGAAGAGATCGTCGAGCAATGGGCGAAGGTCGGAGTCCGCGCGGTGCCGCAGGCGGCCAACATGCGCTCCCTGCTGGAGGACCATCTCACCCCGCGCAACTATCAAGCTGCGCTCGTGGATTTAAACTTGGCTCCGTACCCGGATCCGGATCCGTATCCGTTCTGGCATCAGACCCAATCTCCGGACGGACAGAATTATTCCCAACTGGACGACCGCGCGATCAGCGAGCTGCTGGAATCTGCCAGGACCGAGATGGACCGCGAGGAGCGGGCCCGTCTCTACCTGACGTTTCAATACCGGTTCGCCTACCAGCTCCCGGCGCTGTTCCTCTGGCATCCGGTCTACAGCTACGCCGTGGATTCCCGCGTGGCCGGCGTCGCCGTCGGCCCGCTCTTCGATCCGAGCGACCGCTTGGCGTCGATCTGCGGCTGGTACGTGGAAAAATAA